The following coding sequences are from one Alphaproteobacteria bacterium window:
- a CDS encoding glycine--tRNA ligase subunit beta, whose amino-acid sequence MAEFLLEIRSEEIPARLQKRAREDLKRLLSEKLNGAQLSFTGLETYVTPRRLTAVVEGLPTMQEDRTEEVRGPRTDAPESAAQGFLKSLGVTRDQCLQKETPKGTFLYFLKEIKGEKTQTLLPGIVTEIIQDFPWPKSMRWGSGTMVWIRPIHSILTIFDGDTVSFGIEGIESGNKTRGHRFLAPQEFVVTSFKDYKQKIAKAYVVLDPEKRQNQIEKQVKDLVKEQGLTLKKDPGLLEEVTGLVEWPMSFMGAIDDSFMSLPQEVLTTAMKVHQRFFSVENQDKSLAPFFCVTSNNEPKDGGKSIVHGNEEVLKARLADAVFFWKLDRKTSLTDHLESLKSRQFYRGLGSIFDKAQRLQLLAKGYLGQSLSKEKPGLLKPMEEASFLSKADLATEVVGEFPELQGIMGYYYALSEKRSLEVAEAIRDQYRLEGPQGEGDAFLVGAAVYIADKIDTLVGFFALGVQPTGSKDPFALRRASITLINLIRQLGFPIDVKELIADSFKAYAPIFKTLSKPPRTLKETTDDLLSFFADRIKIYLKDERNIRHDMTSACLSKNWEGIILNSLNLADALSTFLGTEDGENLLTAYRRATNIIKSEIKKGALNPQDLTAAPVDLELLADEEEHALVKALMDCKSKLDPLVKQEVPSYKQGMKHLAQLRAPVDVFFDTVLVNAEDEKIRLNRLRLLFLIQETLEQVADFSQIEG is encoded by the coding sequence ATGGCAGAATTTTTGCTTGAGATTCGATCAGAAGAAATTCCTGCACGACTTCAAAAACGGGCTCGTGAAGATCTAAAACGACTCTTGTCAGAAAAACTCAATGGGGCACAGCTTTCTTTCACAGGACTGGAAACGTATGTAACACCGCGTCGGCTAACGGCGGTGGTAGAGGGGCTTCCGACGATGCAAGAAGATCGTACAGAGGAAGTGAGGGGTCCACGTACGGATGCACCTGAATCTGCAGCACAAGGTTTTTTGAAATCCCTGGGAGTGACAAGAGATCAATGTCTCCAAAAAGAAACACCAAAGGGAACATTTCTCTACTTTTTGAAAGAGATCAAAGGTGAGAAGACGCAAACGTTATTGCCGGGAATAGTAACGGAAATAATACAGGATTTTCCCTGGCCTAAAAGCATGCGATGGGGATCGGGGACAATGGTTTGGATTCGACCTATTCACAGCATTCTTACTATTTTTGATGGCGACACAGTATCCTTTGGCATTGAGGGGATTGAGTCTGGCAATAAAACCCGTGGTCATAGATTCTTAGCGCCCCAGGAATTTGTCGTTACATCATTCAAGGATTATAAACAGAAAATAGCGAAAGCCTACGTCGTTTTGGATCCAGAGAAGCGACAAAATCAGATCGAAAAGCAGGTGAAGGATCTGGTAAAAGAACAGGGACTCACCCTTAAAAAGGATCCGGGGTTGTTAGAAGAGGTAACAGGATTAGTTGAATGGCCCATGTCATTTATGGGAGCTATTGACGATTCTTTTATGTCTTTGCCTCAGGAAGTATTGACCACAGCTATGAAGGTTCATCAAAGATTTTTCTCTGTGGAAAACCAAGACAAATCTCTAGCTCCCTTCTTTTGCGTTACATCCAATAATGAGCCAAAGGACGGTGGAAAAAGTATAGTCCATGGAAATGAAGAAGTTCTAAAGGCCCGTTTAGCTGATGCTGTATTCTTTTGGAAACTGGATCGTAAAACCTCGCTTACAGACCATCTAGAATCGTTAAAATCAAGGCAATTTTACCGTGGGCTTGGGTCCATTTTTGATAAGGCGCAGCGGCTCCAATTGCTTGCAAAGGGATATCTTGGACAAAGTCTTTCCAAGGAAAAACCCGGTCTTCTAAAGCCAATGGAGGAAGCCTCTTTTTTATCAAAGGCAGACTTGGCTACCGAAGTAGTTGGGGAATTCCCTGAGCTTCAAGGCATCATGGGTTACTATTATGCCTTGTCGGAAAAGCGTTCCTTAGAAGTTGCAGAAGCGATTCGGGATCAATATCGTCTGGAGGGACCGCAAGGGGAAGGAGATGCCTTTTTAGTGGGGGCTGCGGTCTATATTGCGGACAAAATTGATACTCTCGTAGGTTTTTTTGCTTTGGGAGTGCAGCCGACGGGATCCAAGGATCCATTTGCTCTACGACGAGCTTCTATCACACTGATTAATCTTATCCGTCAGTTAGGTTTTCCCATCGATGTAAAGGAATTAATTGCGGACTCTTTTAAGGCCTATGCGCCCATTTTTAAGACTCTTTCAAAGCCACCTCGAACGTTGAAAGAAACAACAGACGATCTTTTGTCCTTTTTTGCGGATCGTATAAAAATTTACCTGAAAGATGAGCGTAATATTCGCCACGATATGACGTCGGCCTGCCTTTCCAAGAACTGGGAGGGCATTATTCTCAATAGCCTAAACTTAGCTGATGCCCTTTCCACATTTTTGGGAACAGAAGATGGAGAAAATCTTCTCACAGCGTACCGACGGGCTACGAATATCATTAAGAGTGAAATCAAAAAAGGAGCCCTTAATCCCCAAGATTTGACGGCGGCCCCCGTTGATTTGGAACTCTTGGCAGATGAAGAAGAGCACGCACTTGTCAAAGCATTAATGGATTGTAAATCCAAATTGGATCCTCTTGTGAAGCAGGAGGTGCCTTCTTATAAGCAAGGGATGAAACATTTAGCTCAACTCCGAGCCCCTGTTGATGTTTTCTTTGACACAGTACTCGTGAATGCAGAGGATGAGAAAATTCGCCTTAATCGTTTGCGGCTCTTGTTTTTGATTCAGGAAACCTTAGAACAAGTCGCAGATTTCTCTCAGATCGAAGGATGA
- a CDS encoding MerR family transcriptional regulator encodes MRYTYTQITTTVGLEDTTLRRWVKEEWIIPQEDPEGPFFTDVDLARIQLISELKRDFQVNDESVPLILSLLDQLYTKQAALEKITEVLQELPEETRNRLGKELEKLKGNESENR; translated from the coding sequence ATGCGATATACTTACACTCAAATTACGACAACTGTCGGCTTAGAAGACACAACCCTACGTCGGTGGGTCAAAGAAGAGTGGATTATTCCTCAAGAAGATCCGGAGGGCCCCTTTTTTACGGACGTAGACCTGGCTCGAATTCAACTGATTTCGGAGCTTAAGCGAGATTTCCAAGTGAATGATGAATCTGTCCCCTTAATTCTATCGCTTCTCGATCAGCTGTATACAAAACAAGCAGCTCTAGAAAAAATTACAGAAGTTTTGCAAGAACTTCCCGAGGAAACACGAAATCGCTTAGGGAAAGAGTTGGAAAAGCTCAAAGGGAATGAAAGCGAGAATCGTTAA